In one Komagataeibacter sp. FNDCR2 genomic region, the following are encoded:
- a CDS encoding glycosyltransferase family 25 protein, which translates to MVFIYINRDKDQKRREIFLKNNSHLSNIKRFSAIDGNTINREELISRGIITEDCIYINSAIGNALSHISLWNGVVESGKSACIFEDDAVLCHNFEEQYENILKNIGSDWEIILFGYNTDAMLYLDVVPSILEGIFTFDDVKFKKNIGQFSSQNITTQPIKLREAFGLCGYAISPKGAARLTNAIIPLRAMELHIKIVNGLYKNGSLDNFLCAAYREMDAYCCVPPLCVSENDKSLSTMWNAENFYY; encoded by the coding sequence ATGGTATTTATATATATTAACCGGGATAAAGACCAGAAAAGAAGAGAGATTTTTCTTAAAAATAATTCCCATTTAAGTAATATAAAACGGTTCAGTGCCATAGATGGTAATACCATCAATAGAGAAGAGCTGATAAGCCGGGGAATCATTACAGAAGATTGTATTTATATAAATTCCGCAATAGGTAACGCACTGTCACATATTTCATTGTGGAATGGTGTGGTGGAAAGCGGGAAAAGTGCCTGTATATTTGAAGATGACGCAGTATTATGCCATAATTTTGAAGAACAGTATGAAAATATACTGAAAAACATCGGTAGCGATTGGGAGATAATACTTTTTGGCTACAATACGGATGCCATGCTATATCTGGATGTAGTACCTTCCATTCTGGAAGGAATTTTCACGTTTGATGATGTGAAATTTAAAAAAAATATCGGTCAGTTTTCCAGCCAGAACATTACGACCCAACCCATCAAATTGCGGGAAGCATTTGGCCTGTGTGGCTATGCCATATCCCCCAAGGGTGCGGCCAGACTGACCAATGCCATAATACCGCTGCGGGCTATGGAACTGCATATAAAGATTGTGAACGGACTTTATAAAAATGGAAGTCTGGATAACTTTTTATGTGCGGCTTATCGGGAAATGGACGCTTACTGCTGTGTCCCTCCCTTATGCGTTTCTGAAAATGACAAGTCCCTGTCCACAATGTGGAACGCCGAGAACTTCTATTACTGA
- a CDS encoding AGE family epimerase/isomerase, which yields MDTLPIVEKGVETLQDTWRVWLSERALPLWSGIGFDAGRRLFHERLTFDHKPIHLPALRLMVQARQVSTYCRAQLDGFGATADQALACLHEVQNRYWHADDAAGWIFSLGPDGRPANRQRDLYAHAFILFAYGWAYRVSGDLAYLKVARETALEIDQIFLTDREGYLDTVPPADTIHRQNPHMHLLEAYLVLFDVSGDSVYLDYARRLVTLALEHFILPGTGMLLEFLDNAWKPLQAAGHNRVEPGHLLEWSWLFCEFARLAPNAPNIGAIRLACTRMAETALTYGVIPETLMVCDAITEHGKRLEDSTRIWPQTECIRTLALRARQGDPQADSLIARQSRHFFHKYAPARLSGGWIDRLDVHGVPLSDHMPASSLYHIYGGATAILSL from the coding sequence ATGGACACGTTGCCAATAGTAGAAAAAGGCGTCGAGACGCTTCAGGATACATGGCGCGTGTGGCTGTCGGAACGTGCGCTTCCGCTGTGGTCGGGTATCGGTTTCGATGCCGGGCGTCGCCTGTTCCACGAACGCCTGACATTCGACCACAAACCCATTCATCTGCCCGCGCTAAGGCTGATGGTGCAGGCGCGCCAGGTTTCAACCTATTGCCGCGCGCAGCTTGACGGTTTCGGTGCCACGGCGGATCAGGCGCTGGCCTGCCTGCATGAAGTCCAGAACCGTTACTGGCATGCCGATGATGCGGCCGGGTGGATTTTTTCCCTTGGTCCGGATGGACGCCCCGCGAACCGGCAGCGCGACCTGTATGCCCATGCCTTCATCCTGTTCGCCTACGGCTGGGCCTATCGCGTATCCGGTGATCTGGCCTATCTGAAGGTCGCACGTGAAACGGCGCTTGAAATCGACCAGATTTTCCTGACCGACCGGGAGGGCTACCTGGACACCGTGCCGCCAGCCGACACCATCCACCGTCAGAACCCCCATATGCATCTGCTTGAAGCATATCTTGTGCTTTTCGATGTATCGGGGGATTCCGTCTATCTGGATTATGCCCGGCGTCTGGTCACACTGGCGCTTGAGCATTTCATCCTTCCCGGCACGGGAATGCTGCTTGAGTTCCTCGACAATGCATGGAAACCGCTTCAGGCGGCAGGACATAATCGTGTCGAACCCGGCCACCTGCTGGAATGGTCATGGCTTTTTTGCGAATTTGCCCGGCTTGCCCCCAATGCCCCAAATATAGGGGCCATACGCCTTGCCTGCACCAGGATGGCGGAAACTGCCCTGACTTATGGCGTGATCCCTGAAACACTCATGGTCTGTGACGCCATAACCGAACATGGCAAACGGCTGGAGGACTCAACACGGATCTGGCCACAGACCGAATGCATACGTACTCTGGCGCTACGTGCGCGACAGGGGGATCCTCAGGCAGACAGTCTTATCGCACGACAGAGCCGGCATTTTTTCCACAAATACGCCCCCGCACGCCTGTCTGGCGGATGGATTGACCGACTGGATGTGCATGGCGTGCCACTTTCGGACCATATGCCGGCGAGTTCCCTCTATCATATTTATGGCGGCGCCACGGCGATACTGTCACTCTGA
- the rfaE1 gene encoding D-glycero-beta-D-manno-heptose-7-phosphate kinase: protein MIENFSFGCLCVIGDVLLDQYVFGSANRISPEAPVPVLLHSHRRAVPGGAANVAANAAALGCRVNLVGVVGTDHAADTLREAMAPWKSVSLRGLVEDPVWTTITKTRILSGQQQIMRLDEERVDVLSPETPDRLIAAGLAALADADVLVCSDYAKGALSDRVLAAMIGAAREKGIPVIVDPKRKTFEAYRGANLITPNRSEMARATGLPLNTDTEIETAARAASEQFGGDVLLTRSEAGMTLWRRNGESLHAVARRSEVCDVSGAGDTVVATVASVLSAGEMLETAVVLAATAAAVSVSKLGTAVVTREELSRELHSTMSDAGQLATIDEAKEIVRNWRQHGAQIVFTNGCFDLIHPGHIGLIRAAAREGDKLIVALNTDSSVRRLKGESRPIQDEIARATVMGALRDVDLVVLFDEDTPLETIMALRPNVVVKGADYTEDQVVGGDFVKQYGGRVALVDILEGRSTSSLVKKAREHDAHNAPNENTAVFSG from the coding sequence ATGATTGAAAACTTCAGTTTTGGTTGCCTGTGCGTCATTGGGGATGTCCTGCTCGACCAGTATGTGTTCGGGTCGGCCAACCGGATTTCGCCCGAGGCGCCGGTTCCGGTTCTCCTCCACTCCCACCGCCGGGCCGTGCCCGGTGGGGCCGCGAATGTGGCCGCCAATGCGGCCGCGCTGGGGTGCAGGGTCAATCTGGTTGGCGTGGTGGGGACCGATCATGCGGCCGATACGCTGCGTGAAGCCATGGCCCCATGGAAAAGCGTCAGCCTGCGGGGGCTGGTGGAAGACCCCGTATGGACGACAATCACCAAGACGCGCATCCTCAGCGGCCAGCAGCAGATCATGCGCCTTGATGAAGAGCGCGTGGACGTCCTCTCGCCCGAGACACCCGACCGCCTGATCGCGGCCGGTCTGGCGGCGCTTGCGGATGCCGATGTGCTGGTCTGCTCGGATTATGCAAAAGGCGCCCTGTCGGACAGGGTGCTGGCCGCCATGATCGGAGCCGCGCGGGAAAAGGGCATTCCCGTTATCGTGGATCCGAAACGCAAAACATTCGAGGCCTATCGCGGCGCGAACCTCATTACCCCCAACCGTTCCGAAATGGCGCGGGCGACGGGCCTGCCGCTCAATACGGACACGGAAATCGAAACCGCGGCGCGGGCGGCTTCGGAACAGTTCGGCGGTGATGTGCTGCTGACACGATCCGAGGCCGGCATGACGCTCTGGCGGCGCAATGGGGAAAGCCTGCATGCCGTCGCGCGCCGCTCCGAAGTCTGTGATGTGTCCGGCGCGGGCGATACGGTGGTGGCGACCGTGGCCAGCGTGCTCTCGGCGGGAGAAATGCTGGAAACGGCAGTGGTGCTTGCCGCCACGGCGGCCGCCGTCTCGGTCAGCAAGCTTGGTACCGCCGTCGTCACGCGTGAGGAGCTGAGCCGGGAACTGCACAGCACGATGAGTGACGCGGGCCAGCTCGCCACGATTGACGAGGCGAAGGAGATTGTCCGTAACTGGCGGCAGCATGGCGCGCAGATCGTCTTTACCAATGGCTGTTTCGACCTGATCCACCCCGGCCATATCGGCCTGATCCGGGCCGCGGCCAGGGAAGGGGACAAGCTGATCGTCGCCCTGAACACGGACAGCTCCGTCAGGCGACTGAAGGGGGAAAGCCGCCCGATACAGGACGAAATCGCACGCGCGACCGTTATGGGGGCGTTGCGTGATGTTGACCTCGTGGTGCTGTTTGACGAGGACACGCCACTTGAAACCATCATGGCGCTGCGCCCCAACGTGGTGGTCAAGGGAGCGGACTATACGGAAGATCAGGTGGTTGGCGGCGACTTTGTAAAGCAGTATGGCGGGCGCGTGGCGCTGGTCGATATTCTGGAAGGGCGTTCGACGTCGTCTCTTGTCAAAAAAGCGCGGGAGCATGACGCCCATAATGCACCGAATGAAAATACCGCTGTATTTTCAGGGTGA